Part of the Penicillium digitatum chromosome 4, complete sequence genome is shown below.
CGTTCCCCCGAGGCCGGAACAGACCACAGCTTAAGGAGAACAGTATCTATAATCAATATGCGAGACCTGGCCCTATCTATGGCCGCCACTATATGTCTAAGAATAGCTATAGCCTCGGCATCAGAACAGTCGTGCAAGACCATACGGAGAAGGTTTTTGTTTATTTTTCGCACCTCTACAAAGATCTTACACGATAGATAGAAGATACAGATATATCTTAGCTAGCGCAATAACAGACGTGCCAGTTGTTCTCCGACCCAATTCTACAATAAGGATTGCATTTCCCAGAACGATTCGGACTTAAAGAGTCCAAGAACTTGTGCTGACAACCAGGCCCCCATTTGGAATCTGTTGAATGAAATCCACCCACTAGATTCTAGAAACCCACCCCTTCGCTACTTCTTACGTTCCGCATATACCGCACGAAGTCCGACTTAAAGTCTTCGTTGGCCGACAGATACTCGAAAAAGGGAAAGCTGGTGTTATACAACGGATTGAAACCCGTCTCTTTGGTGCGAATGCTGTCGGCTCCCCATTTCTGATGCACTGGGGCCATCTGCTGGGCACAGCGCGCGGTCCGCGAAAACAAGTACAGCGCATATTcgtggacatctccattgcGCGCCAGCAGCGCGGATATCGTCTAGTGAACTATACTCTTGCCATACGGTTGCTCGCGGAATAGAGAGTTTGTCATTGCTATGCGAATGATACTTTCCAGTCGCTGCTCGGGCACTttggctgctgctgcgagATCGGCATAATTTATGCGCTCGTTGGGTGGGATCAAGTGGAAGATATCGAATTCGTATAGCCAGTGGAGATATGAGACATGTCGAAATTGCATAGAATCAGTGGGGTTTTTTCTTCTGTAACCCGCGACCCACGTCAATCTTGCCCCGGTCGTGAGATTGGGAGAAACTCGCTGGGTCCATTGGCCAGTTGGGTGATCTCCAGCGAGGCTGCGTTTAGGTTCACGCATGCTTATTGGATGCTTGGAAGTgatgagattctgtaaggatcgcatggtttctattggatagtgctaaacaccagttataatgtagagttattacataacatgccaagccctcgcttatccaacatgaaacccctttttcctgtgaccaattgcttggtccgagcgccgctgagtagcggcctcaggcgccgagagtatgcaaccctgcaatcctctcgggagcacatCCCTCCCCACCAGATCTGGCTTACCGTCCCGGAAGCCAGGTATGTGAGGCCATTCAGACTCCCAGAAGGGGAAATTGGCGTGGTCAATGTAGGTGGTCAGTTGGCTTGTCCCCAACCTCTCATTTCTTCCCCCGTTCTGGTGTCCTTCCCCCTCTGTGCCCACTGCACTTCTCCCACTCCGTCTTCCACTTTCTTGCCGGGCCCATTGCTCACTTGGTATGTGATCCGGCCTTCTTTTCCAGAGCGCCAAGTACTGACGCCAAGTTCGCGAGGTAGTGCACATGTTGTTTCCCTCTGTGAACCGGCTCGCTGTCCCCTCGTCTGACCCTATCGACGTCCCAGTGCAGGTTCAGAGGGTAACACGATGGTCGTCATGGCCAGTCGTGCTTCTTCTCCACTGTTCGTGCTTGCGGAGCCACAGGACAGTGCGATGACTTCGTCGTGAGCTGGCGCAGCTGCAGTTGAACGTCCAGCTCGTCCAGCAGGACTTTAGCGGGCTCGAGTCCCTCCGTCGTCGGGAAGAAGTCGCCTCGGCTCTACCTGGCGGCGAGATCGACTCCTGTTGGCTGATTTTGTCGCCGACGATTAGCTTGCTCCGCCTAGGATTCCTTTGTTCTTTGTTCGGTGGTGTCACTTGTCTCTCTTCCTTCGTTGACACCTAGTTATCAGCAGATTCAATACAGGACCGTTTTCTATCGATTGCTCTTCGTAGATTGCCCATTGTGGTATTTCCTCGCCTTTGCTCGCCCGCGTGCTTGTTGCGGCGGCGGATCCCAACTCATTATGAGTTCATTGCGTAGCGACGTGGCTTGCGGAAGAGGTATGGAGATGTTTGATGTGCTGGTGGAGCGTCCTCCATTTGCTGATCTCCTTGGCCACCCTCTTCAGGTTCGCCGACGTCATCTAGATCCATATCATGAATCTCTTCTACCCTTCCTTGGGTAGGCTCGTCCAGCCATTGCTGTTGGCAGAAGTTCTCTTCCTGAGTCTTCTCTTCCGCTTTGTGGGCGGgattccaatcccttggttgggattcttccacttgttccgTGGGAGCGAAGCCCATGCCTGGTGCTTCCTTCATCCTTTCATCCGCTTTGTGGGCGGgattccaatcccttggttgggattcttccacttgttccgTGGGAGCGAAGCCCATGCCTGGTGCTTCCTTTGTCTTCTCATCCGCTTTTTGGGCGGgattccaatcccttggttgggattcttccacttgttccgTGGGAGCGAAGCCCATGCCTGGTGCTTCCTTTGTCTTCTCATCCGCTTTGTGGGCGGgattccaatcccttggttgggattcttccacttgttccgTGGGAGCGAAGCCCATGCCTGGTGCTTCCTTTGTCTTCTCATCCGCTTTGTGGGCGGgattccaatcccttggttgggattcttccacttgttccgTGGGGGTGAAGCCCGTGCCTGGTGCTTCCTCTGCTTCTGGTGCAGGAACCATGTTTTCTCCCTTCTTGGTGGCCGATGGCTGTTTCCTTGCCTTTGTTGCGACATGTCGCAACACTTCCTCCCTCCCCACCAGACGTGAGCGTACCCCTGAACGCTCCATTGCGTCCCATTCCGCCCTGGAAATGGTGGCCAGCTCGTGGTAGCTCGGCGGCGTCTCCGAGTCCGTGTCGATTATCTCGCCGCCGTCGAGTGGGTGTCGGATGTCCAAGCCTTTCCGACGAAGTTGGTACTTGCCACCTGATGAGGTCCATAGTTGATTGGGGTTCTCAACAAATGCGTCGACAAGTCGGCGGCCATTCACCAAGTTCCTTAGTACTCGCCCCCCAGGTTCGGCGAGTGCGTACGTGCCGAGGGGGTGTGCTTTTAGGATCTTGTACGGTCCGAACCATTGCGACTCGAACTTCTGCTTTGCTTCGTTGCGGACCAATACCCATTTGCCCGGTTGGAGCGAGCAAGTGGTGACCTTCTCGTCCTGGATTTTCTGGGCTCGGATAGCCTTGTGTAGGAGTGCTTCGTTGGCCTCGGCCCGTGCGTGGTTGACGGCCATGATCTTGTTGTCCAATTCTGCAGGGCCTCGGATAGATGTCACCAGCTCCGTGTCTCCTGGCAAGCGTGGGTGGGTGCCGTACACCAAGTAGAATGGGCTTTTGCCGGACGTTGCATGTTCCCTGACCCTTGTGGCGAACAAGGCTTGGGCCAGGTATAGGTCCCACACCCGAGTGGGTTTCCCCATGCAGTATTTGGTGAGCATCCGTCCGAGCAGACCGTTGAAGTTCTCCACCTTGCCGTTCGTCCGCGGGTGGTACGGCGTCGTTGTCCTGTGCTTGGCATTGATCAGCTTGATGAAGTATTGCACTGAGGTGGCAAGTAGGTTGGCGCCATTGTCAGTTAGGAATTCCGCTGGCGCTCCGTATACCGTGAAGACATCTTCGTGGAGGAATTCGGCGATGGCTTCCTCTGTGGCATCTGGCAAGGCCTTTGCGAGTGGCCAGCCTGTAGCGTAGTCGATCGCCGTTATGATCCAGCGGTTTCCACTTGGCGTCGTGGGTAGCAAGCCGATGAGGTCGATTCCCCATCGTTCGAAAGGCTTGATACCGGTGCTGGCCAAGTATTGCGCTGCTTCTCTCTCGAAACATTCGTTTCTCCCCTTCGACACCTGGCAGTTCGGGCATAGACGGACTGTCTCTTCCGTGTCCTGCCGTATCCCTGGCCACCACGCGCGGGTCCGTAACACCCCGCGGAGACCTGGGTGTCCGAGGTGTCCGTACTCCTCATGCATTCTCTTCAGGAAGTCCTTCCTGAAAGGGGGTTCCAAGTATGGGGCGGATGACCCGTCCCCATGTAGGAAGCGCAGCCTTGTGTTCTCTTCCTGCGTGGCGGCCGCTGGCAAGGGGGATTCGTGTATTGCCAGCTTGCTCGCCCAGCGCATCACTTCCTTCCGAAGCATCTTGTCGCTTGGTAGGCTGCCAGCCAACAGATACTGAATGGTGGCCGCATACCACTCTGCTTCGGCAAACCCGCCTACCTTAGTCATCAGGTTCAGCTTTCCCCAAGTGGGTGTTCCCTGAGCCATATTAGCCGGTCCTTCTCCGATGAAGTCAGGGCGTCGGCTAATAGCATCAGGTACGAccgcttcttctcccttccTATATCTCAGTTCGAGGTTATATGCCTGGAACTCGTCGATCCACCGCGCGAGGCGCTTGCTGTAGGTCCGGGTTGTCGCTAGGTACTGGAGACCCTCATGGTCGGTGATGATGGTGGTCTTTGTTCCGTTTTCCAAGTACCTGTCCCAGGTGCGTAGTGCTTCCTTGATCGCCAGAAGCTCTTTCTCGTGCACCGGGTAGTTTAACTCTGCCCCTCTCAGTTTGCGACCATCAAAAGCGACTGGGTGCATCTTCCCGTCCTGGCCTTCTTGGCCAAGCACGAATCCAATCGCCCATTCGGACGCGTCGGTCTCGATTGTGAAGGGCTTTGTTCGGTCGGGCTGGACAAGAACAGGGGCGCTAACAAGCGCTTCCTTCAAACGCACAAAGGCCACCTCGCACTGTTCGGTCCAGGTGATAGGACGGAATTTCCGCTTGCGTAGCTCTTCGTCGGCCTCCTTCGTCAAGTTGTGTAACGCCACCGCTATCTTTGCGAAGTCCTTGACGAAGCGTCGGTAGTACGTGGCCAGTCCTAGGAAGCGGCGCACTTCGTTGACGTTTGTGGGTCGGGGCCAGTCCTTAATCACCTCCAGCTTCATCGCGACCGCTTGTACCTTGCCGTCCCCGATGATGTGGCCGCAAAATTCCAGTTCCTTGGTGACAAATACGCATTTCTTCGGCTTGGCGTAGAGTTTCTGTGTCCGCAAGCACTGGAGCACTTCTTCCAAGTGCGTGTAGTGCTCGTCGAGTGTTTGGGAGTATACCAGTATGTCGTCCAGGTATACAACCACCGACCTGCCAAGGTATGGCCGAAGGGTCTCATTCATCAGGGTCTGGAAGGTTGCCggtgcattgcagagtcCAAAGGGCATGGCTCTCCATTCATACTTTCCCCAGACGGTGTTGAAGGCTGTCTTCGGTACTGCGTCGTCCGCCATTCTTACTTGCCAGTATCCCGCCGCCAGATCGATCTTTGACAAGTACTTTGCTTGGCCCACGATGTCCAACAAGTCTTGGATCCTCGGGAGCGGGTATCCGTTCTTGGCGGTGAGCTCGTTGAGGCCACGGTAGTCGATACACATCCTCCATTCTCCTCCCGGTTTCTTGACAAATACCACGGGGAAGCCCCAAGGGCTGGACGATACCTGAATCAGTCCTCTATCCAGTAGGTCCTTCACTTGTCTCCGTAGTTCTTCAAGCTTCTCGTGCGACAAGGGGTAGGCGTTGGCGTTCACTGGGTTAGCGTTCCCCGTGTCGATGTGGTGGACGAAGCTCCGTTCGGGGGGGAGCTCCCTCGGTAGGTCATCGGGGAAGACGTCAGCGAACTTCTGGAGTAGTTCAGCCAAGCGTGGGTCGCTTGTTGAAGGATCGAGGTCTTTGCAGTTCGTGGCGTAGAAGACCGCGTACTCGGTGTCCTTTTCCTTCATAGTTCGTCGGATGTCCCTTTTAGACAGTAGGTTCAGCGTTCCTCTGTTCTCTCCCCCGAGCGTCCGAGCGTTCACTGCTCGTACTTCGTGCTCTCCGTACCGGTCTGTGAGCCACATCTTCTTCGTGGGGAAGCTAACGTGGGGGTCGTGCTTGCACAGGAAGTCGTTGCCAAGCACCACGTCGTACCCCTCCACGTCGACCGCCCATACTACCTTCATTCCGGTCCATCCGCCTAAGCGGATTACCAAGTTCATTGTGCCTTGCGTATACAGTGTGTCGCCATTGGGCAGCGACACCGGCAAGGACTTACGTTTATCCCATTTCCCGCCTAAGCGTTTTGCGGTTTCCAGCGAGACAAACGTGTGGCTTGCTCCGCAGTCCAGTAACATGCGGCAAGCGATGGGGTTCCCGGCCGAGGCGGGGCGGTGGAGGGAGCCGTCGAAGAAGTTGAGGTCCTCCCCGAGGGCATTTAACCTCATTGTCGCGCCCTTCGCGTGTTGCTCTGCGCGGATTTGGCGCCGCCAAGTTTCAGTTTTGTCGGGGCGCCCCTAAAGGCTTCCGGTGCCACGCTTGGTGTCAACCCCGGCGCCGCCTGTTGAGCGGCCTCCACGTGTGAGGCGGGTTGTCCTTCTGCAAGGGGTTGATTCTCCATCGTGGCGGTTGGTTTGGGGGTTCAGCAAGTTGAGTCTTGGGTTTCTAGGAGGTTGTTGTCTTTCctcctttcctttcttccacTTGCTTTTACTTCTTAGGGGCCCCCACTTCGCCCCTAAGGATACGGATCCTTGACCTCGGCAGAGTTTCCGTTGTGTGCCCTAGCGACGGTGTCTTTAGGTCCACTTGCTGGCGCACAAACTCCGCTTCCTGGCCCCTGGATCGAAATTCCTTCGCAGCCGGGTTCTGTGTGACTCCCATTTTCTGCTGCTCGGCTCCCTGAGGCCTGTAGGCGCCAGGGACTGGTTATAGGGTGCGGTTTCTCATCGAGATACCGCTGCTTCCCCCTTCCAGCTTACCGTGGGAGGTAAGGCCTTTAGCAAGACATGCTACCAgatgagattctgtaaggatcgcatggtttctattggatagtgctaaacaccagttataatgtagagttattacataacatgccaagccctcgcttatccaacatgaaacccctttttcctgtgaccaattgcttggtccgagcgccgctgagtagcggcctcaggcgccgagagtatgcaaccctgcaatcctctcgggagcacagTGAACCTGTTGGAAGGTCatgtgaccaccactgtttgctcccagtacttagtctcagtcttagcatgtagatagtttctctctctctcaacgcatcaagagatttccagttacatctacattcatcgtagatctctagcaTCTCTAAAACTTACTTATTCCTCGATTGTAACTTATGGTACGAGCTCAGCCTGGGCGACGGCCCAGGTCACTTTGGCTTCGATTTCGCCAAACGCACTTTCGCTCTCTTTGATGATAGCGATGTGCCTATAAACACAAGCACTTGGCCGCAGTGTGGTCGGGCTATTGCAAAATGGCTGAGTTTGAAAGAACTCCCCCAGGATGAGAACGACAAGTCCCCTACCCTTTCCCGGTTCAAGAACTGTTCTACGTATGTTTCGAGCTTCCGATTGACTCGGAGCGATATGTTTGAGAGTGTCAAGCGTGTGACCAAGTCTACAGATGCGGACTGGACTATCTCGCAGGATTCCGTTGGAGAGCGCTTCAAGGAGGGACAGGAGGACATGAAGGTGCGCAACTGGAATGTGTTCACTAAGATGCTGTGTAGTCAGATTTTTTTTGTGAATAGGGATGGTGAATATGAGTCTAGAATTAGTCTCGATAATGAAATGGTCGGTCTACTAGTTGAGGATTTGGACGAGGCTACAGCGGTGGGCATCCGGATGGCAGAGAACAACGAGGTTTCTTTCTCGCACTAAATGCTAAAATCGGTTGTTGGCCCCTCAAGAATAGAGAGGAACTCTAGTCTTTCGTGATTTTGAATAAAACAAGTTACATTTCCCTGCTTGTGCCTTCGGATTAATCCTATATTCCGCAGAAACTTACATAGAAAGACCTTTGTGAATAAAGAGATAGCATCAGCTTACTATAATCACATACAGAGTAGCCTAGCTCACAACGCTCTGGCCTATCGAACATAATGTTTTTTTCTCGTTTATTAGATATCGTGGACTGAGTGGCGAATGAAATGATACCGCTCTCCATCAAAAGTTCTGGTCAGATGTCATTCAACTTTGGGCAGGTGATGAGATATGACGAGATATTGCTAGCTG
Proteins encoded:
- a CDS encoding reverse transcriptase, whose product is MAQGTPTWGKLNLMTKVGGFAEAEWYAATIQYLLAGSLPSDKMLRKEVMRWASKLAIHESPLPAAATQEENTRLRFLHGDGSSAPYLEPPFRKDFLKRMHEETTTPYHPRTNGKVENFNGLLGRMLTKYCMGKPTRVWDLYLAQALFATRVREHATSGKSPFYLVYGTHPRLPGDTELVTSIRGPAELDNKIMAVNHARAEANEALLHKAIRAQKIQDEKVTTCSLQPGKWVLVRNEAKQKFESQWFGPYKILKAHPLGTYALAEPGGRVLRNLVNGRRLVDAFVENPNQLWTSSGGKYQLRRKGLDIRHPLDGGEIIDTDSETPPSYHELATISRAEWDAMERSGVRSRLVGREEVLRHVATKARKQPSATKKGENMVPAPEAEEAPGTGFTPTEQVEESQPRDWNPAHKADEKTKEAPGMGFAPTEQVEESQPRDWNPAHKADEKTKEAPGMGFAPTEQVEESQPRDWNPAQKADEKTKEAPGMGFAPTEQVEESQPRDWNPAHKADERMKEAPGMGFAPTEQVEESQPRDWNPAHKAEEKTQEENFCQQQWLDEPTQGRVEEIHDMDLDDVGEPEEGGQGDQQMEDAPPAHQTSPYLFRKPRRYAMNS
- a CDS encoding Retrovirus-related Pol polyprotein from transposon; protein product: MENQPLAEGQPASHGRPDKTETWRRQIRAEQHAKGATMRLNALGEDLNFFDGSLHRPASAGNPIACRMLLDCGASHTFVSLETAKRLGGKWDKRKSLPVSLPNGDTLYTQGTMNLVIRLGGWTGMKVVWAVDVEGYDVVLGNDFLCKHDPHVSFPTKKMWLTDRYGEHEGHPTNYEGKGHRVRGLLRHELQRPRSFNKRPTLG
- a CDS encoding NAD(P)-binding domain; translation: MKPLFPVTNCLVRAPLSSGLRRRDLGDGPGHFGFDFAKRTFALFDDSDVPINTSTWPQCGRAIAKWLSLKELPQDENDKSPTLSRFKNCSTYVSSFRLTRSDMFESVKRVTKSTDADWTISQDSVGERFKEGQEDMKVRNWNVFTKMLCSQIFFVNRDGEYESRISLDNEMVGLLVEDLDEATAVGIRMAENNEVSFSH